One window of the Allosaccharopolyspora coralli genome contains the following:
- a CDS encoding MCE family protein: MNARSIAGPLTKFIIFVLVTLLATFVLVLTIANTDLRASDSYTARFTDATALEEGDEVRISGVKVGEVEAVRVHDNRLAEVDFSVGERRVPKSAKAIIKYRNLIGQRYIALEQGPGNPGDYLPAGGMIPQEQTKPALDLTALLGGFKPLFQALSPEDVNKLSFEIIQVLQGEGGTVESLLARTASLTSTIAQKDQVIGEVITNLNGVLDTVNARDQELSGLIVQLQQVVSGLAADREPIGDAITALDGLTNTTAGLLNEARPPLKEDIARLGGLAKNLNDNEVITERVLKNMPNKLDTITRTATHGSWFNFYLCKAGGQVDVGENTKINVPLQPVTQPRCRR, from the coding sequence ATGAACGCTCGGAGTATCGCGGGACCGCTCACGAAGTTCATCATCTTCGTGTTGGTCACCTTGTTGGCCACGTTCGTGCTCGTCCTGACGATCGCGAACACCGACCTGCGCGCGTCGGACTCGTACACGGCGCGGTTCACCGACGCCACGGCTCTCGAGGAGGGTGACGAGGTCCGGATCTCGGGTGTGAAGGTCGGCGAGGTCGAGGCGGTGCGGGTGCACGACAACCGGCTAGCCGAGGTCGACTTCTCCGTGGGGGAACGCAGGGTTCCCAAGTCGGCGAAGGCGATCATCAAGTACCGCAACCTGATCGGGCAGCGCTACATCGCCTTGGAGCAGGGGCCGGGCAACCCGGGCGACTACCTGCCCGCGGGCGGCATGATCCCGCAGGAACAGACGAAGCCGGCACTGGACCTGACTGCGTTGCTGGGCGGGTTCAAACCGCTGTTCCAGGCCTTGTCGCCGGAAGACGTCAACAAACTGTCCTTCGAGATCATCCAGGTTCTACAGGGCGAGGGCGGCACCGTCGAGAGCCTTCTGGCCCGCACGGCGTCGCTGACCTCGACGATCGCGCAGAAGGATCAGGTCATCGGTGAGGTGATCACCAACCTCAACGGCGTGCTGGACACGGTGAACGCGCGGGACCAGGAACTGAGCGGTCTCATCGTCCAGCTCCAGCAGGTCGTGTCCGGCCTCGCTGCCGACCGCGAGCCGATCGGGGACGCGATCACCGCGTTGGACGGGCTGACGAACACGACCGCCGGCTTGCTGAACGAGGCGCGTCCCCCGTTGAAGGAAGACATCGCCCGGCTCGGGGGCCTGGCGAAGAACCTCAACGATAACGAGGTCATCACCGAGCGGGTTCTGAAGAACATGCCGAACAAGCTGGACACGATCACGCGGACCGCCACGCACGGTTCTTGGTTCAACTTCTACTTGTGCAAGGCAGGCGGCCAGGTCGACGTGGGCGAGAACACCAAGATCAACGTGCCGTTGCAGCCCGTGACGCAGCCGAGGTGTCGCCGATGA
- a CDS encoding MCE family protein, giving the protein MSAQGALKTVRRRMLGVALLVVIALFLSLTVASYQKAFRSTVDVTLQAGSSANQLLPNSDVKVRGMIIGEVRDIATNGDGAEMQLAIEPDKAEMIPSNVSARLLPKTLFGERYVSLELPQNAGADNIASGDVIQQDRSKASIELEKVLADTMPVLQAVQPDDLAATLNALSQALEGRGKPLGETLSQLNTYLEGFNPSVPQLQENLQQLVGFAETYEQAAPDLLNALENFSTTSRTMVEQRDNLATLNSQLTTTSNDMTAFLEANGDNIIRLGEQSRPNLDLLAKYSPSYPCFLGEMAEFVPRVNEVFGKGTNEPGLHITLEVNQNRGKYEPNQDEPEFNDKRGPRCYPHDQLPSPFPQYPPESDGGPIQDGSTPPPSRNTVEGPSGKPPNTGGEAQTSGPQSTSPQGTGSGLGVVNSPAERDFVSALLAPTMGVPANEVPEWGSLLVGPVLRGAEVSYR; this is encoded by the coding sequence ATGAGTGCACAGGGTGCGTTGAAGACGGTGCGGCGCCGGATGCTGGGCGTCGCGTTGCTCGTGGTGATCGCGTTGTTCCTGAGCCTCACCGTCGCGAGCTACCAGAAGGCGTTCCGGTCGACCGTGGACGTGACGTTGCAGGCGGGGTCGTCGGCGAACCAGCTGCTGCCGAATTCCGACGTCAAGGTGCGCGGAATGATCATCGGTGAGGTCCGTGACATCGCGACGAACGGCGACGGGGCCGAGATGCAGCTCGCCATCGAACCGGACAAGGCGGAGATGATCCCGTCGAACGTGTCGGCGCGGCTGTTGCCGAAGACGCTGTTCGGCGAGCGGTACGTCTCGTTGGAGCTGCCGCAGAACGCGGGAGCCGACAACATCGCCTCGGGTGACGTGATCCAGCAGGACCGCTCGAAGGCGTCCATCGAGCTGGAGAAGGTCCTCGCGGACACCATGCCGGTGTTGCAGGCGGTGCAGCCGGACGACCTGGCCGCGACGCTGAACGCGTTGAGCCAGGCGTTGGAGGGTCGCGGCAAGCCGCTCGGTGAGACGCTGTCGCAGTTGAACACCTACTTGGAAGGATTCAACCCGTCGGTGCCGCAGCTGCAGGAGAACCTGCAGCAGCTGGTGGGCTTCGCCGAGACCTACGAGCAGGCCGCGCCGGACCTGCTCAACGCGCTGGAGAACTTCTCGACGACCTCGCGGACCATGGTCGAGCAGCGGGACAACCTGGCCACGCTGAACTCGCAGTTGACCACCACCTCGAACGACATGACGGCGTTCCTGGAGGCCAACGGGGACAACATCATCCGGCTCGGGGAACAGAGCAGGCCAAATCTGGACCTGCTGGCGAAATACTCGCCGTCCTACCCGTGCTTTCTCGGGGAGATGGCCGAGTTCGTCCCGCGGGTCAACGAGGTCTTCGGCAAGGGCACGAACGAACCGGGCCTGCACATCACGCTGGAGGTCAACCAGAACCGTGGCAAGTACGAGCCCAACCAGGACGAACCGGAGTTCAACGACAAGCGCGGGCCGCGTTGTTACCCGCACGACCAGCTGCCGAGTCCGTTCCCGCAGTACCCGCCGGAATCCGACGGGGGGCCGATCCAAGACGGCTCCACACCGCCGCCGTCCAGGAACACCGTCGAAGGCCCGTCCGGCAAGCCGCCAAACACCGGCGGCGAAGCGCAGACCAGTGGGCCGCAGAGCACGTCGCCGCAGGGAACCGGCTCGGGGCTGGGCGTGGTGAACTCCCCGGCGGAACGTGACTTCGTCTCGGCGCTGCTCGCCCCGACGATGGGCGTGCCCGCGAACGAGGTGCCCGAGTGGGGCTCCCTGCTGGTCGGACCCGTGCTTCGCGGAGCGGAGGTGAGCTACCGATGA
- a CDS encoding MlaE family ABC transporter permease → MATLTQRARRAARRPLDTLDDLGDQMSFYLRALAWIPKAITQYFKETLRLLAEVSFGSGALAVIGGTVGVMIGLTVFTGTVVGLQGYAALNQLGTSAFAGFISAYFNTREIAPLVAGLALSATVGSGFTAQLGAMRISEEIDALEVMGVPSLPYLVTTRVMAGFVAVIPLYVLGLLTSYLASRTVTVYLYGQSAGTYDHYFNLFLPPEDVLYSFGKVLIFSVVVIMTHCYYGYRASGGPAGVGVAVGRAVRTAIVTTAVLNIFLSLAIWGTTTTVRIAG, encoded by the coding sequence GTGGCGACCCTGACCCAACGTGCGCGCCGGGCGGCGCGTCGTCCGCTGGACACACTGGACGACCTGGGCGACCAGATGTCGTTCTACCTGCGGGCCCTGGCGTGGATCCCGAAGGCGATCACGCAGTACTTCAAGGAGACGCTGCGGTTGCTGGCCGAGGTCAGCTTCGGCAGCGGTGCGCTCGCGGTGATCGGCGGCACCGTCGGCGTGATGATCGGCCTGACGGTCTTCACCGGCACCGTCGTCGGTCTGCAGGGCTACGCCGCACTGAACCAGCTGGGCACCTCGGCGTTCGCGGGGTTCATCTCGGCGTACTTCAACACCCGTGAGATCGCGCCGCTGGTGGCGGGGCTGGCGTTGTCGGCGACCGTCGGATCCGGTTTCACCGCGCAGCTCGGCGCGATGCGGATCTCGGAGGAGATCGACGCGCTGGAAGTGATGGGTGTCCCGAGCCTGCCGTATCTGGTGACCACGCGGGTGATGGCGGGCTTCGTGGCGGTGATCCCACTGTACGTGCTGGGTCTGCTGACCTCGTACCTGGCTTCCCGCACGGTCACCGTGTATCTCTACGGGCAGTCGGCGGGTACCTACGACCACTACTTCAACCTGTTCTTACCCCCGGAGGACGTCTTGTACTCCTTCGGCAAGGTCCTCATATTCAGCGTCGTCGTGATCATGACGCACTGCTACTACGGCTACCGCGCGAGTGGCGGCCCTGCCGGCGTCGGTGTGGCGGTCGGCCGCGCGGTCCGGACCGCGATCGTGACGACGGCGGTACTGAACATCTTCCTGAGCCTCGCCATTTGGGGCACGACGACGACGGTCAGGATCGCGGGATGA
- a CDS encoding MlaE family ABC transporter permease: MPGAPALRETGKLFALGLDVLVGIFRRPFQIREFIQQCWFIASVTILPTALVAIPFGAVIALQLGSLTRQIGAQSFTGAASVLAIIQQAAPIVTALLIAGAGGSAICADLGSRTIRDEIAAMEVLGVSAVQRLVVPRVLAAMLVAVLLNGMVSVVGVMGGYFFNVILQGGTPGAYMASFNALAQLPDLWISEIKALIFGFIAGVVAAYRGLNPPPGPKGVGDAVNQSVVITFLLLFAVNFILTTIYLNIVPPKGM; this comes from the coding sequence TTGCCGGGAGCTCCCGCGCTGCGAGAGACCGGGAAATTGTTCGCCCTCGGGCTGGACGTGCTCGTCGGGATCTTCCGGCGTCCGTTCCAGATCCGCGAGTTCATCCAGCAGTGCTGGTTCATCGCGAGCGTGACGATCCTGCCGACGGCCCTGGTGGCGATCCCGTTCGGCGCCGTCATCGCGCTGCAGCTCGGCTCGTTGACCCGGCAGATCGGTGCGCAGTCGTTCACCGGCGCGGCGAGCGTGCTGGCGATCATTCAGCAGGCGGCGCCGATCGTGACGGCGCTGCTCATCGCCGGTGCCGGTGGTTCGGCGATCTGTGCGGACCTCGGGTCCCGCACGATCCGCGACGAGATCGCCGCCATGGAGGTGCTCGGCGTCTCCGCCGTGCAGCGTCTCGTGGTGCCGAGGGTGCTCGCGGCGATGCTGGTCGCGGTGCTGCTCAACGGCATGGTCAGCGTCGTCGGCGTGATGGGCGGCTACTTCTTCAACGTGATCCTGCAGGGCGGCACGCCCGGTGCGTACATGGCGAGTTTCAACGCGCTGGCGCAGCTACCGGACCTGTGGATCAGTGAGATCAAGGCGTTGATCTTCGGGTTCATCGCGGGGGTGGTCGCCGCGTATCGCGGTCTGAATCCGCCACCGGGCCCCAAGGGCGTGGGTGACGCGGTGAACCAGTCCGTGGTGATCACGTTCCTGTTGTTGTTCGCGGTGAACTTCATCCTGACCACGATCTACCTCAACATCGTGCCACCCAAGGGGATGTGA
- a CDS encoding ABC transporter ATP-binding protein, giving the protein MGVKVVVEGLSKSFGAQTIWRDVTLTLPPGEISVLLGPSGTGKSVFLKALIGLLKPEEGQVVIDGVDVCSCSDSDLYDIRKMFGVLFQDGALFGSMNLYDNIAFPLREHTRKSESQVRDVVMEKMEMVGLVGSESKLPGEISGGMRKRAGLARALVLDPQIILFDEPDSGLDPVRTAYINQLIVDLNAQVDATFLIVTHDIGTARTVPDNIGMLFRRELVMYGPREVLLSSNEPVVEQFLNGRTQGPIGMSEEKDAGQMAAELAELGKDQGVPHIVPQLDVSQGLPRRTAVQRRQDRVMANLGSLTPAAQQEILSTLTVQEKQRYGVTDSGVVTRPPNQRTESMAGSLSTEEVAKVPAGAAQGQRPSPTPRTSGAEDDAFWAPGESVSEQPAKRGWFGRKRGGK; this is encoded by the coding sequence ATGGGTGTCAAGGTGGTCGTCGAGGGGCTGTCGAAGTCCTTCGGCGCGCAGACCATCTGGCGGGACGTGACCCTGACGCTTCCCCCCGGCGAGATCAGCGTTCTGCTCGGCCCATCGGGTACCGGTAAGTCGGTCTTCCTGAAGGCCCTGATCGGTTTGTTGAAGCCGGAAGAGGGGCAGGTGGTCATCGACGGGGTCGACGTGTGCAGCTGCTCGGACAGTGACCTCTACGACATCCGCAAGATGTTCGGTGTCCTGTTCCAGGACGGCGCCCTGTTCGGCTCGATGAACCTCTACGACAACATCGCCTTCCCGCTGCGGGAGCACACCCGCAAGAGCGAGTCCCAGGTCCGGGACGTCGTGATGGAGAAGATGGAGATGGTCGGCCTCGTCGGGTCGGAGTCGAAACTCCCCGGCGAGATCTCCGGTGGTATGCGCAAGCGGGCCGGTTTGGCGCGCGCGTTGGTGCTGGATCCACAGATCATTCTTTTCGATGAGCCGGATTCCGGTCTCGACCCGGTTCGTACGGCGTACATCAATCAGCTGATCGTGGATCTGAATGCTCAGGTCGACGCGACATTCTTGATCGTCACGCACGACATCGGTACGGCGCGGACCGTGCCGGACAACATCGGCATGCTTTTCCGCCGGGAATTGGTCATGTACGGGCCGCGCGAGGTGTTGCTGAGTTCGAACGAGCCGGTGGTGGAGCAGTTCCTGAACGGCCGCACCCAGGGCCCGATCGGCATGAGCGAGGAGAAGGACGCGGGCCAGATGGCCGCGGAGCTCGCGGAGCTGGGCAAGGATCAGGGCGTGCCGCACATCGTCCCGCAGCTCGACGTCTCGCAGGGCTTGCCGCGCCGCACCGCGGTGCAACGCCGCCAGGACCGGGTGATGGCCAACCTGGGGTCGCTGACGCCGGCCGCGCAGCAGGAGATCCTGTCGACCCTGACGGTGCAGGAGAAGCAGCGCTACGGCGTGACCGACTCCGGCGTCGTGACCCGGCCGCCGAATCAGCGGACCGAGTCGATGGCGGGTTCGCTGTCGACGGAAGAGGTCGCGAAGGTGCCCGCCGGGGCGGCGCAGGGACAGCGCCCGAGCCCGACTCCCCGTACGTCCGGTGCCGAGGACGACGCGTTCTGGGCTCCCGGTGAGAGCGTTTCCGAGCAACCCGCGAAGCGCGGCTGGTTCGGCCGGAAGAGGGGCGGGAAGTGA
- the rplL gene encoding 50S ribosomal protein L7/L12, with product MAKLSNDELLDVFKEMTLLELSEFVKQFEETFDVTAAAPVAAAAPGAAPAAAEAEEEQDEFDVILDDAGDKKIQVIKVVREVVSGLGLKEAKELVENAPKPIAEKVDKEKADEIKSKMEESGAKISVK from the coding sequence ATGGCGAAGCTGAGCAACGACGAGCTGTTGGACGTCTTCAAGGAGATGACCCTCCTGGAGCTGTCGGAGTTCGTGAAGCAGTTCGAGGAGACCTTCGACGTCACCGCCGCCGCTCCGGTCGCGGCCGCGGCCCCGGGTGCGGCCCCGGCTGCCGCTGAGGCCGAGGAGGAGCAGGACGAGTTCGACGTCATCCTCGACGACGCCGGCGACAAGAAGATCCAGGTCATCAAGGTCGTCCGTGAGGTCGTCTCCGGCCTGGGCCTCAAGGAGGCCAAGGAGCTCGTCGAGAACGCTCCGAAGCCGATCGCCGAGAAGGTCGACAAGGAGAAGGCGGACGAGATCAAGTCCAAGATGGAGGAGTCGGGCGCCAAGATCTCCGTCAAGTGA
- the rplJ gene encoding 50S ribosomal protein L10: protein MAKAEKVDAVDEIAERFTTATAAVVTEYRGLSMSQLVDLRRSLGAGATYRVAKNTLVKRAAEKSGVEGLEDLFVGPTAITFIEGEPVDAAKALKTFAKDHKALVIKGGYMDGRPISVSEVEALADLDSREVTLGKLAGAMKAKLNETAGLFAAPASQVARMTAALKDKKSDEG from the coding sequence ATGGCGAAGGCCGAGAAGGTCGACGCGGTCGACGAGATCGCGGAGCGGTTCACCACTGCGACCGCTGCGGTCGTGACCGAGTACCGCGGGCTGTCGATGTCGCAGCTCGTGGATCTCCGCCGTTCGCTGGGCGCGGGGGCGACCTACCGGGTCGCGAAGAACACCCTGGTCAAGCGCGCTGCTGAGAAGTCCGGCGTTGAGGGCCTCGAAGACCTCTTCGTCGGTCCGACCGCGATCACCTTCATCGAGGGTGAGCCGGTCGACGCCGCCAAGGCGCTGAAGACGTTCGCGAAGGACCACAAAGCCCTGGTGATCAAGGGCGGGTACATGGACGGCCGTCCGATCTCGGTTTCCGAGGTCGAGGCGCTCGCCGACCTGGACTCGCGTGAGGTCACGCTCGGCAAGTTGGCCGGCGCGATGAAGGCCAAGCTCAACGAGACTGCCGGCCTGTTCGCCGCTCCGGCGTCGCAGGTCGCGCGGATGACCGCAGCGTTGAAGGACAAGAAGTCCGACGAAGGCTGA
- the rplA gene encoding 50S ribosomal protein L1, translated as MTKRSKAYREVAELVDSTRLYAPKEAVELAKKTAKTNMDPTVEVALRLGVDPRKADQMVRGTVNLPHGTGKTVRVIAFATGDKAAEAEAAGAEAAGSEDLIERIQGGWLDFDAAIATPDQMAKVGKIARVLGPRGLMPNPKTGTVTPNVTKAIEDIQGGKISFRVDKQANLHLIIGKASFDTSKLVENYTAALDEVLRSKPSTSKGRYLRKVTFTTTMGPGIPVDPNRTRNLLEETVSA; from the coding sequence ATGACCAAGCGCAGCAAGGCATACCGGGAAGTCGCCGAGCTCGTCGACAGCACACGGCTGTACGCGCCGAAGGAAGCGGTCGAGCTCGCGAAGAAGACCGCCAAGACGAACATGGACCCCACCGTCGAGGTGGCCCTGCGTCTGGGCGTCGACCCCCGGAAGGCAGACCAGATGGTCCGCGGCACCGTGAACCTGCCGCACGGCACTGGTAAGACCGTCCGCGTCATCGCGTTCGCCACGGGCGACAAGGCCGCCGAGGCCGAGGCCGCCGGTGCGGAAGCGGCGGGGTCCGAAGACCTGATCGAGCGTATCCAGGGCGGCTGGCTCGATTTCGACGCGGCGATCGCCACGCCGGACCAGATGGCCAAGGTCGGCAAGATCGCGCGGGTGCTCGGCCCGCGTGGTCTGATGCCGAACCCGAAGACGGGAACCGTCACCCCGAACGTGACGAAGGCGATCGAGGACATCCAGGGCGGCAAGATCAGCTTCCGCGTGGACAAGCAGGCCAACCTGCACCTCATCATCGGGAAGGCCTCGTTCGACACCAGCAAGCTGGTGGAGAACTACACGGCCGCGCTGGACGAGGTCCTGCGGTCCAAGCCGTCGACGTCGAAGGGCCGGTACCTGCGGAAGGTCACCTTCACCACGACGATGGGCCCGGGCATCCCGGTCGACCCGAACCGCACGCGCAACCTGCTCGAGGAGACCGTCTCCGCCTGA
- the rplK gene encoding 50S ribosomal protein L11, which translates to MPPKKKRLSAIIKLQIQAGQANPAPPVGPALGQHGVNIMEFCKAYNAATESQRGDVVPVEISVFEDRSFDFKLKTPPAAKLLLKAAGVQKGSGEPHKSKVGKVSMDQIHEIAQTKMVDLNANDADQAAKIIAGTARSMGLTVES; encoded by the coding sequence ATGCCGCCCAAGAAGAAGCGACTGTCAGCGATCATCAAGCTGCAGATCCAGGCAGGCCAGGCCAACCCGGCGCCGCCGGTCGGTCCGGCGCTGGGTCAGCACGGCGTCAACATCATGGAGTTCTGCAAGGCCTACAACGCCGCGACCGAGAGTCAGCGCGGCGACGTGGTGCCGGTCGAGATCTCCGTGTTCGAGGACCGGTCCTTCGACTTCAAGTTGAAGACGCCGCCGGCCGCGAAGTTGCTGCTCAAGGCTGCCGGAGTGCAGAAGGGCAGCGGCGAACCGCACAAGAGCAAGGTCGGCAAGGTCTCCATGGACCAGATCCACGAGATCGCCCAGACCAAGATGGTCGACCTCAACGCCAACGACGCCGACCAGGCAGCGAAGATCATCGCCGGTACCGCCCGGTCGATGGGTCTCACCGTCGAGAGCTGA
- the nusG gene encoding transcription termination/antitermination protein NusG yields the protein MTSHEGQELASLSDEQVHAEAVETAEAETESDEGVGSDQAADSGEDTVSTDDHGGATEAADESTAGADEAVAADGAEGTADAEPEETDPVEELRAALRRAPGEWYVVHSYAGYENKVKTNLETRAQTLDVEDFIFQVEVPTEEVTEIKNGQRKTVQRKVLPGYILVRMELNDSSWSAVRNTPGVTGFIGATNNPSPLTINDVLKFLAPRVEKEAKPETGKKAPQQQPASGEQAPEVDFEVGESITVMDGPFATLPATISEVNADNQKLKVLVSIFGRETPVELSFTQVSKI from the coding sequence GTGACCTCCCACGAGGGCCAGGAACTGGCCAGCCTGTCCGACGAGCAGGTGCACGCCGAGGCCGTGGAAACGGCCGAGGCGGAGACCGAGTCGGACGAGGGCGTCGGTTCCGACCAGGCCGCGGACTCCGGCGAGGACACCGTCTCGACCGACGACCATGGCGGAGCCACCGAGGCCGCGGACGAGTCCACGGCCGGTGCCGACGAGGCCGTCGCGGCTGACGGTGCCGAGGGGACCGCCGACGCCGAGCCGGAGGAGACCGACCCGGTCGAGGAGCTCCGCGCCGCGCTGCGCCGGGCTCCGGGCGAGTGGTACGTCGTGCACTCCTACGCCGGCTACGAGAACAAGGTGAAGACGAACCTCGAGACGCGTGCGCAGACGCTCGACGTCGAGGACTTCATCTTCCAGGTCGAGGTGCCCACCGAAGAGGTTACCGAGATCAAGAACGGTCAGCGCAAAACGGTGCAGCGCAAGGTGCTGCCCGGCTACATCCTGGTGCGGATGGAGCTCAACGACTCCTCGTGGAGCGCGGTGCGCAACACGCCGGGTGTCACCGGGTTCATCGGCGCGACGAACAATCCGTCGCCGCTGACCATCAACGACGTGTTGAAGTTCCTCGCCCCGCGGGTCGAGAAGGAAGCCAAGCCGGAGACCGGGAAGAAGGCACCCCAGCAGCAGCCGGCGAGTGGCGAGCAGGCGCCCGAGGTGGACTTCGAGGTCGGCGAGTCGATCACCGTCATGGACGGGCCGTTCGCGACCCTTCCCGCGACGATCAGCGAGGTCAACGCCGACAACCAGAAGCTCAAGGTGCTGGTGTCGATCTTCGGCCGGGAAACGCCGGTCGAGCTCTCGTTCACCCAGGTTTCCAAGATCTGA
- the secE gene encoding preprotein translocase subunit SecE: MSEDREQERNGNDEEASRPSGAAARRERRASARSSAAGRGSAGSGSDDAGAATTEPKGRATPARDGRQQGRTSPIATVVRFVREVVAELRKVIWPTRKSLVQYTLVVLVFSVVMVSFIAGVDLLFARGVLWLFG, translated from the coding sequence GTGAGCGAGGACCGCGAGCAGGAGCGGAACGGGAACGACGAGGAAGCGTCCCGTCCGTCCGGCGCCGCGGCGCGGCGGGAACGCCGTGCCTCCGCCCGCTCGTCCGCCGCTGGGCGGGGAAGCGCCGGATCGGGCTCGGACGACGCGGGCGCGGCGACGACGGAACCCAAGGGACGGGCCACTCCCGCACGGGACGGCCGCCAGCAGGGCCGGACCTCGCCGATCGCGACGGTCGTGCGGTTCGTCCGCGAGGTCGTCGCCGAGTTGCGCAAGGTCATCTGGCCGACGCGCAAGTCGTTGGTGCAATACACGCTGGTGGTGCTGGTCTTCTCCGTCGTCATGGTGTCGTTCATCGCCGGAGTGGACCTGCTCTTCGCCCGGGGCGTGCTCTGGCTGTTCGGCTGA
- a CDS encoding pyridoxal phosphate-dependent aminotransferase produces MSAPDAQSPDSTAARRVSARIGGISESATLAVDAKAKALKAAGHPVIGFGAGEPDFPTPQTVVEAAEQACADPRNHRYSPASGLPELREAIAAKTLRDSGYAVDASQVLVTNGGKQAVYQAFATLLDPGDEVLLPAPYWTTYPEAISLAGGVPVTVETDDSTGFVATVEQLEAARTERTKVLLFNSPSNPTGGIYPREQIEAIGRWAVEHGVWVITDEIYEHLTYGDAEHVSMPVVVPELADTCVVLNGVAKTYAMTGWRVGWMIGPTDVIKAATNLQSHLSSNVCNVAQRAALEAVSGSLDAVADMRTAFDRRRRTIVDLLSAIPGVSCPEPQGAFYAYPSVKELLGKEIRGSVPNTSVELAALILEHAQVAVVPGEAFGTPGYFRLSYALGDEDLAEGLRRMADLLKEAK; encoded by the coding sequence ATGTCCGCACCTGACGCACAGTCCCCAGACAGCACCGCCGCGCGACGGGTCTCCGCGCGCATCGGCGGTATCAGCGAGTCGGCGACACTGGCCGTCGACGCGAAGGCCAAGGCGCTCAAGGCCGCCGGCCACCCGGTGATCGGGTTCGGCGCGGGCGAGCCCGACTTTCCCACGCCGCAAACCGTCGTCGAGGCCGCCGAGCAGGCGTGCGCCGATCCGCGCAACCATCGCTACAGCCCGGCCTCCGGTCTGCCGGAGCTGCGCGAGGCGATCGCGGCGAAGACGCTGCGCGACTCCGGCTACGCCGTCGACGCGAGCCAGGTACTCGTCACCAACGGCGGCAAGCAAGCCGTCTACCAGGCGTTCGCGACGCTGCTCGACCCTGGCGACGAGGTGCTGCTCCCCGCCCCGTACTGGACGACCTACCCGGAGGCGATCTCGCTCGCGGGCGGTGTGCCGGTAACCGTGGAGACCGACGACTCGACGGGGTTCGTCGCGACCGTGGAACAGCTGGAGGCCGCGCGGACCGAGCGCACCAAGGTGCTGCTGTTCAACTCCCCGTCGAACCCGACCGGCGGGATCTACCCGCGGGAGCAGATCGAGGCGATCGGCCGCTGGGCGGTCGAGCACGGCGTCTGGGTCATCACCGACGAGATCTACGAGCACCTCACCTACGGCGACGCCGAGCACGTGTCGATGCCCGTCGTCGTACCGGAGCTGGCCGACACCTGCGTCGTACTCAACGGAGTCGCGAAGACCTACGCGATGACCGGCTGGCGCGTCGGCTGGATGATCGGACCGACCGACGTGATCAAGGCGGCGACGAACCTGCAGTCGCATCTGTCGTCGAACGTCTGCAACGTCGCACAGCGGGCGGCGTTGGAGGCCGTGAGCGGCTCACTCGACGCCGTCGCGGACATGCGCACCGCGTTCGACCGTCGCCGCCGGACGATCGTGGACCTGCTTTCGGCGATCCCGGGGGTCAGCTGCCCGGAGCCGCAGGGCGCGTTCTACGCCTACCCGTCGGTGAAGGAGCTGCTCGGCAAGGAGATCCGTGGGTCGGTGCCGAACACCAGCGTCGAGCTGGCCGCGCTGATCCTCGAGCACGCGCAGGTGGCGGTCGTGCCGGGTGAGGCGTTCGGCACGCCTGGCTACTTCCGCCTTTCCTACGCGCTGGGCGACGAGGACCTGGCGGAAGGCCTCCGCCGCATGGCAGACCTCCTCAAGGAAGCCAAGTAG
- a CDS encoding MaoC family dehydratase — MTPTLSEVTVGDELPALTVPVTRADLVRYAGASGDFNPIHWNERFATEVGLPDVIAHGMLTMALAGRIVTEWAGDPGAVARYSVRFTRPVVVPDDGVGTEITVTGKVAAINEDGTVKVTITAKAADQAVLGGAQAHVRLP; from the coding sequence ATGACACCGACACTCTCCGAGGTGACGGTCGGCGACGAACTGCCCGCGCTCACGGTCCCCGTCACGCGCGCCGACCTCGTTCGCTACGCGGGTGCCTCCGGGGACTTCAACCCGATTCACTGGAACGAACGCTTCGCCACCGAGGTCGGCCTTCCCGACGTGATCGCCCACGGCATGCTCACGATGGCGCTGGCGGGCAGGATCGTCACCGAATGGGCGGGTGATCCCGGGGCCGTCGCGCGCTACTCCGTGCGCTTCACCCGGCCGGTCGTCGTGCCCGACGACGGGGTCGGTACGGAGATCACCGTCACGGGCAAGGTCGCCGCGATCAACGAGGACGGCACCGTCAAGGTGACGATCACGGCCAAGGCGGCCGACCAAGCCGTTCTCGGCGGAGCCCAAGCCCACGTCCGCCTACCCTGA